In a genomic window of Chrysemys picta bellii isolate R12L10 chromosome 1, ASM1138683v2, whole genome shotgun sequence:
- the LOC135973222 gene encoding uncharacterized protein LOC135973222 isoform X1, translating into MQSSPAVMAMQSVNRKRAPAWTDREVLDLIAVWGDESVLSELRSKRRNAKIYEKISKDMAERGYSRDATQCRVKIKELRQGYQKTKEANGRSGSHPQTSRFYEALHSILGAAATTTPPVTVDSEDGILSTAGSSDMLGDGEDEEGDEEGEAVGSSHNADFPDSQDLFITLTEIPYEASPAITPDTESGEGSATPSATVSQPSLESHSQRLARIRRRKKRTREDMFSELMASSQAQAAQQTQWRENLTRMHQANMDREERWRQEDQQATLTLLGLLREQTDTLRRLVDVLQERRQEDRAPLQSISNRPPPPPSPIPTSPKVQRRRGGRVPANSHSTPAESSSSRRLSFPKI; encoded by the exons atgcagagctctccagcagtgatggccatgcagtctgtgaatagaaagagagccccagcatggactgatcgtgaagtcttggatctcatcgctgtgtggggcgatgagtccgtgctttccgagctgcgatccaaaagaaggaatgcaaagatctacgagaagatctctaaagacatggcagagagaggatacagccgggatgcaacgcagtgccgcgtgaaaatcaaggagctgagacaaggctaccagaagaccaaagaggcaaacggacgctccggatcccatccccagacatcccgtttctacgaggcactgcattccatcctcggtgctgccgccaccactaccccaccagtgaccgtggactctgaggatgggatactgtccacggccggttcctcagacatgttaggggacggggaagatgaggaaggagatgaggagggcgaggcagttggcagctctcacaacgctgatttccccgacagccaggatctcttcatcacccttacagagatcccctacgaagcgtccccagccattaccccggacacagaatctggtgaaggatcagcca ccccgtctgcgactgtctcacaacctagcctggaatcacactcccagaggctagcgcggattaggcgtaggaagaagaggacacgggaggacatgttctctgagcttatggcctcttcccaagcccaggcagcacagcagacccagtggcgggagaacttgacccgaatgcaccaagccaacatggatcgggaggagaggtggcggcaggaagaccagcaggcgactctaacgctgcttggactactgagggagcaaacggacacactccggcgccttgtggatgttctgcaggaacggaggcaggaggacagagccccgctgcagtccatctctaaccgccctcccccgccaccaagtcccatacccacctcacccaaagtgcaaagaaggagaggcggcagagtccctgctaactctcactccacccctgcagagagctctagtagcagaaggctctcatttcccaaaatttga
- the LOC135973222 gene encoding myb/SANT-like DNA-binding domain-containing protein 2 isoform X2, with translation MQSSPAVMAMQSVNRKRAPAWTDREVLDLIAVWGDESVLSELRSKRRNAKIYEKISKDMAERGYSRDATQCRVKIKELRQGYQKTKEANGRSGSHPQTSRFYEALHSILGAAATTTPPVTVDSEDGILSTAGSSDMLGDGEDEEGDEEGEAVGSSHNADFPDSQDLFITLTEIPYEASPAITPDTESGEGSATTVKCGLYVRG, from the exons atgcagagctctccagcagtgatggccatgcagtctgtgaatagaaagagagccccagcatggactgatcgtgaagtcttggatctcatcgctgtgtggggcgatgagtccgtgctttccgagctgcgatccaaaagaaggaatgcaaagatctacgagaagatctctaaagacatggcagagagaggatacagccgggatgcaacgcagtgccgcgtgaaaatcaaggagctgagacaaggctaccagaagaccaaagaggcaaacggacgctccggatcccatccccagacatcccgtttctacgaggcactgcattccatcctcggtgctgccgccaccactaccccaccagtgaccgtggactctgaggatgggatactgtccacggccggttcctcagacatgttaggggacggggaagatgaggaaggagatgaggagggcgaggcagttggcagctctcacaacgctgatttccccgacagccaggatctcttcatcacccttacagagatcccctacgaagcgtccccagccattaccccggacacagaatctggtgaaggatcagcca ctacagtaaaatgcggtctatatgtgcggggatag